In one window of Methanosarcina vacuolata Z-761 DNA:
- the tuf gene encoding translation elongation factor EF-1 subunit alpha, giving the protein MAADKPHMNLAVIGHIDHGKSTFVGRLMYDAGAVPAHIIEKYKEEAKQKGKESFAFAWVMDSLKEERERGITIDIAHKRFDTDKFYFTVVDCPGHRDFVKNMITGASQADAAVLVVAAPDGVMAQTKEHIFLSRTLGINQLIVAINKMDASDYSEKRYKEVVEQVSGILKMIGFKPAEIPFIPISAFNGDNVVKHSDKTPWYKGLTMMEALDNLKQPEKPSTLPLRIPVEDAYTISGIGTVPVGRVETGTMKKGDKVVFMPGGATGEVKSIEMHHEEIPQALPGDNIGWNVRGIGKADVRRGDVCGHVDNPPKVADTFVGQIVVLQHPSAITAGYTPVFHAHTSQIACQLIELNKKLDPKTGQVKEENPTFLKAGDAAIVTIKPTKPMVIEPVKEIPQLGRFAIRDMGMTIAAGMCMSVKQK; this is encoded by the coding sequence ATGGCAGCAGACAAACCGCACATGAACTTAGCAGTGATTGGTCACATTGACCATGGAAAATCAACATTCGTCGGACGCTTAATGTATGACGCAGGAGCTGTACCTGCACACATTATCGAGAAGTATAAGGAAGAAGCAAAGCAGAAGGGTAAGGAATCCTTCGCCTTCGCATGGGTTATGGACTCTCTTAAGGAAGAGCGTGAAAGAGGTATAACAATCGACATCGCTCACAAGAGATTCGACACAGATAAGTTCTACTTCACAGTGGTAGACTGTCCAGGCCACCGTGACTTCGTAAAGAACATGATCACAGGCGCTTCCCAGGCTGACGCCGCTGTCCTTGTCGTTGCAGCCCCTGATGGTGTAATGGCCCAGACTAAGGAACACATCTTCCTTTCCAGAACTCTCGGTATCAACCAGCTTATTGTTGCAATCAACAAGATGGATGCTTCAGACTACAGCGAGAAAAGATACAAGGAAGTCGTGGAACAGGTATCCGGTATCCTTAAGATGATCGGGTTCAAGCCAGCTGAAATTCCCTTCATTCCTATCTCTGCATTCAACGGGGATAATGTCGTAAAACACAGTGATAAGACTCCCTGGTACAAGGGCTTAACCATGATGGAAGCCCTCGACAACCTCAAACAGCCTGAAAAACCATCCACTCTCCCTCTCAGGATCCCTGTGGAAGATGCATACACAATCTCCGGTATTGGAACTGTGCCTGTAGGCAGAGTCGAAACCGGTACCATGAAGAAGGGCGACAAGGTCGTTTTCATGCCAGGCGGAGCAACTGGTGAAGTAAAATCCATTGAGATGCACCATGAAGAAATTCCACAGGCCCTTCCAGGAGATAACATCGGCTGGAACGTTCGTGGTATCGGCAAGGCCGATGTCCGCAGAGGAGATGTTTGTGGCCATGTTGACAACCCACCAAAAGTAGCTGATACGTTTGTAGGACAGATTGTCGTTCTGCAGCACCCATCCGCAATCACTGCCGGATATACCCCTGTTTTCCACGCCCACACTTCCCAGATCGCATGCCAGCTGATCGAGCTTAACAAGAAGCTGGACCCGAAGACCGGGCAGGTAAAGGAAGAAAACCCGACCTTCCTTAAGGCCGGAGATGCAGCAATCGTTACCATCAAACCAACAAAGCCGATGGTAATTGAGCCAGTAAAAGAAATTCCACAGCTCGGCAGGTTCGCTATCCGTGATATGGGTATGACAATTGCCGCAGGCATGTGCATGAGTGTTAAGCAGAAATAA
- a CDS encoding beta-propeller fold lactonase family protein, which yields MKKSKTILITLLNNFFVPLSSVRMSNKARREGTLIRAFGITALAILILVGITGAAPFAYVTSPGIATETIFVIDTATNNLKAVVPVEGWPRDIAVNPVGTKVYVVTPGISTATVSVIDTATNKVSATVDVGGYPMQVAVNPAGTKVYVTDRDGTNISLIDTSTNTLMAQINVGMITRNVVISPDEKKIYATNPFNNTISVIDAITNKVITTISVENSPYEVAFAPDGNKVYVTNLDSNTVSVIDTATDNVTATVSVGNSPSDIAVSPDGKKAYVTNSGNYNDPGNTVSVIDTVTNTVTATVHVGITPLGVAITPDGKKVYVTNAESDNVSVIDTATNKVIATVNSGKYTINYPTGVAIGPIIYTNMTGQSTRTASNATEDIGVEETEFSSSEEKKAVEFNNSNNNNSESDNGNSPGENDSSKNISTPGFLLFESLICLYGGWKFSKK from the coding sequence ATGAAAAAAAGTAAAACTATATTAATAACACTCCTTAACAATTTTTTTGTTCCACTCTCATCTGTTAGAATGTCTAATAAAGCACGCAGAGAAGGTACCCTCATAAGAGCTTTTGGAATAACTGCACTTGCGATTTTAATACTGGTGGGTATCACAGGTGCAGCTCCATTTGCATATGTTACGAGTCCGGGAATCGCCACCGAAACTATCTTTGTAATTGACACAGCAACTAACAATCTTAAAGCCGTTGTGCCTGTAGAAGGCTGGCCTAGAGATATTGCAGTCAACCCTGTAGGAACAAAGGTATATGTGGTAACCCCAGGGATCTCCACTGCTACTGTCTCTGTAATTGATACAGCGACGAATAAGGTTAGTGCCACAGTGGATGTAGGAGGTTATCCTATGCAAGTTGCAGTCAACCCTGCAGGAACAAAAGTTTATGTGACGGACCGTGATGGCACCAATATCTCTTTAATTGACACATCTACAAATACTTTAATGGCACAGATTAATGTGGGGATGATTACTCGTAATGTTGTCATTAGTCCTGACGAAAAAAAAATCTATGCTACGAACCCTTTCAACAATACTATTTCTGTAATTGACGCGATTACAAACAAAGTTATAACCACTATATCTGTAGAAAATAGTCCTTATGAAGTTGCGTTTGCTCCTGACGGAAATAAGGTGTACGTGACTAATTTAGACAGCAACACAGTTTCTGTAATCGACACAGCTACAGACAATGTTACGGCCACCGTATCCGTAGGAAATAGCCCAAGTGATATTGCAGTCAGTCCTGATGGAAAAAAGGCATATGTGACAAACTCCGGTAACTACAATGACCCCGGTAACACTGTTTCTGTAATTGACACAGTAACTAACACTGTTACAGCCACAGTTCATGTAGGAATTACTCCTTTAGGAGTTGCAATCACACCGGACGGAAAAAAGGTATATGTGACAAATGCCGAAAGCGACAATGTATCCGTAATTGACACAGCTACAAACAAAGTTATAGCAACTGTGAATTCAGGAAAATATACTATAAACTATCCTACTGGAGTTGCCATTGGGCCTATTATATATACTAATATGACTGGTCAAAGCACAAGGACAGCTTCCAATGCAACTGAAGATATAGGAGTCGAAGAAACTGAATTCTCGTCATCTGAAGAGAAAAAAGCTGTTGAATTCAATAATTCAAACAATAATAATTCTGAATCTGATAATGGCAATAGCCCAGGTGAAAACGATTCGAGCAAAAATATCTCTACTCCAGGTTTTTTATTATTTGAAAGTCTGATCTGTCTTTATGGAGGGTGGAAGTTCAGCAAGAAGTAA
- a CDS encoding class I SAM-dependent methyltransferase has product MEDATLKKEIREYWDEGAWNYDCHVNHGMKTYGERELWKEAFSVRLPDRPLDVLDVGCGTGAMGLVLSEMGHRVKGIDLSENMMSIGREKAKECGLSMTFEIGDAEQTQFEDNTFDVVVNRHLLWTLPHPEKALLDWKRVIKPGGFVIVIEGCWDNGTLSAKLGREMTYTLEKLFTPKLRKEKYHYIDSVEKALPNMGGVTQEKAKVYFSSAGLSNIYVHDLSKIQEYQKKELTWYRKISSSTNRYMISGIKSE; this is encoded by the coding sequence ATGGAGGATGCTACATTAAAAAAAGAGATCAGAGAGTACTGGGATGAAGGAGCCTGGAATTATGACTGTCACGTAAACCATGGGATGAAAACATATGGAGAAAGAGAATTGTGGAAAGAAGCTTTTTCCGTCAGGCTGCCTGACAGACCTCTGGATGTTCTGGATGTTGGGTGCGGGACCGGTGCAATGGGATTAGTTCTTTCCGAGATGGGGCATCGTGTCAAGGGAATCGATCTTTCAGAAAATATGATGAGCATCGGGCGAGAAAAAGCAAAGGAGTGCGGGCTTTCAATGACATTTGAAATCGGGGATGCTGAACAGACACAATTTGAGGACAATACTTTTGATGTTGTTGTAAACCGTCATCTACTCTGGACTCTGCCGCATCCTGAAAAAGCTCTCTTAGATTGGAAACGCGTTATCAAACCCGGGGGTTTTGTTATTGTTATTGAAGGATGCTGGGATAACGGGACGTTGTCTGCAAAGCTCGGGAGAGAGATGACTTATACATTAGAAAAATTATTCACACCAAAGCTGCGAAAGGAAAAGTATCATTATATTGATTCGGTGGAGAAGGCTCTTCCAAATATGGGGGGAGTTACGCAGGAAAAGGCAAAGGTATATTTTTCCAGTGCAGGTCTTTCTAATATTTATGTTCATGATCTCTCAAAAATTCAGGAATATCAGAAAAAAGAGTTGACATGGTACCGAAAAATCAGCTCATCAACTAATCGATACATGATTTCTGGAATTAAGAGCGAATAA
- a CDS encoding elongation factor EF-2 yields the protein MGRRKKMVERVTSLMNEPVKIRNIGIVAHIDHGKTTLSDNLLAGAGMISKELAGRQLFMDSDEEEQQRGITIDASNVSMVHTFDNEDYLINLIDTPGHVDFGGDVTRAMRAVDGAVVVVDAVEGTMPQTETVLRQALREHVRPVLFVNKVDRLINELQVDSQEMQVRLGKVIDHVNKLIKNMNPEKYKAGWRVDAAAGTVAFGSALYNWAISVPMMKKTGVSFNDVYEFCKAGDMKSLAEKCPLHEAVLDMVIHFLPNPLEAQKDRVKVIWHGDEDSEIGTSMTHANADGDLAFMVTDISVDPHAGEVATGRLFSGSFSRGMEVFTSGTAKKSRVQQVSIFMGPERLEVDKIPAGNIAAVTGLKEAIVGSTVTTLDGMAPFESIRHVSEPVVTVAVEAKHTKDLPKLIEVLRQVAKEDPTLQITLDEETGEHLMAGMGELHLEVIAHRIERDKNVEITTSKPIVVYRETIKKKIEPMEGKSPNRHNRFYIYVEPLDLEIVNAIKSGDIHMNLPELERRQKLIDLGMEKEEAKGIVGIFNSNIFIDMTKGIQYLNETMELILDGFEEVMRAGPLTREPVANVKCVLVDAKLHEDAIHRGPAQVIPASRQAIQAGMLTADDTLLEPYQKVFVQVPQLLMGGATKELQGRRGIILNMSTEGDLAIIEARVPVAEMFGFAGEIRSATEGRAMWSTEFGGFDTVPTSIQNEIVGQIRERKGLKKELPKASDFLSM from the coding sequence ATGGGACGAAGGAAGAAAATGGTCGAGCGCGTAACGTCGCTCATGAATGAACCGGTAAAGATAAGAAATATCGGGATCGTTGCGCACATTGACCACGGAAAAACTACATTATCGGACAACCTGTTAGCCGGTGCCGGCATGATTTCCAAGGAACTTGCAGGCAGACAGTTATTCATGGACTCCGACGAAGAGGAACAACAAAGAGGTATTACAATCGATGCCTCCAACGTTTCCATGGTTCACACTTTTGATAACGAAGACTACCTGATTAACCTGATCGATACTCCCGGACACGTCGACTTTGGTGGGGATGTCACTCGTGCCATGAGAGCTGTGGATGGGGCTGTTGTTGTCGTGGACGCAGTTGAAGGTACAATGCCCCAGACCGAGACCGTTCTAAGGCAGGCACTCAGGGAACATGTCAGGCCTGTACTTTTCGTTAACAAGGTTGACAGGCTGATCAATGAGCTCCAGGTCGATTCCCAGGAAATGCAGGTCCGCCTTGGAAAAGTTATTGACCACGTGAACAAGCTCATCAAGAACATGAACCCTGAAAAGTACAAGGCAGGCTGGAGAGTTGATGCTGCAGCCGGTACTGTTGCTTTTGGGTCAGCCCTTTATAACTGGGCAATCAGTGTGCCCATGATGAAGAAAACCGGGGTCTCTTTTAATGACGTGTATGAGTTCTGTAAAGCCGGAGACATGAAATCCCTGGCAGAAAAGTGTCCTCTACACGAAGCTGTTCTTGATATGGTTATTCACTTCCTGCCAAACCCTCTTGAAGCACAGAAGGACAGGGTAAAGGTAATCTGGCATGGAGACGAGGACTCCGAAATCGGAACTTCAATGACCCATGCAAATGCAGACGGAGACCTTGCGTTCATGGTAACTGACATTTCAGTTGACCCCCACGCAGGTGAAGTTGCAACAGGAAGGCTGTTTAGCGGTTCTTTTAGCCGTGGTATGGAGGTCTTTACCTCAGGGACTGCAAAGAAAAGCAGAGTCCAGCAGGTCAGTATCTTCATGGGTCCGGAAAGGCTTGAGGTGGACAAGATTCCTGCAGGAAACATTGCTGCAGTTACCGGCTTAAAAGAAGCAATCGTAGGGTCCACAGTAACAACCCTTGATGGAATGGCACCTTTCGAAAGCATCAGGCACGTGAGTGAACCTGTAGTGACTGTGGCTGTGGAAGCAAAGCATACCAAAGACCTGCCTAAATTGATTGAAGTGCTCAGACAGGTTGCAAAGGAAGACCCAACCCTTCAGATCACTCTTGATGAGGAAACCGGGGAACACCTGATGGCAGGTATGGGAGAACTTCACCTTGAGGTTATTGCCCACAGGATCGAAAGAGACAAGAATGTGGAAATCACCACAAGCAAGCCAATTGTCGTTTATAGGGAAACCATTAAGAAAAAGATCGAACCTATGGAAGGAAAGTCTCCAAACAGGCACAACAGGTTCTATATCTATGTGGAACCCCTTGACCTTGAGATTGTCAATGCTATCAAGTCCGGTGATATCCATATGAATCTGCCTGAACTTGAACGCAGGCAGAAGCTTATCGATCTCGGAATGGAGAAAGAAGAAGCAAAAGGCATTGTCGGGATCTTCAATTCCAATATCTTTATTGATATGACCAAAGGTATCCAGTACCTGAATGAGACAATGGAACTCATACTTGATGGGTTTGAGGAAGTCATGCGTGCAGGCCCGCTTACAAGGGAACCTGTAGCAAACGTGAAATGTGTGCTTGTAGATGCAAAGCTTCACGAAGACGCAATTCACAGAGGTCCGGCTCAGGTCATTCCAGCTTCAAGGCAGGCTATTCAGGCAGGCATGCTTACGGCAGACGACACTCTGCTCGAACCTTATCAGAAGGTTTTTGTTCAGGTGCCCCAGCTTTTAATGGGTGGTGCAACAAAGGAACTGCAGGGCCGCCGTGGAATTATTCTTAACATGAGTACGGAAGGAGACCTGGCAATTATTGAGGCCAGAGTGCCTGTAGCTGAGATGTTCGGATTTGCAGGTGAGATCAGGTCTGCAACTGAAGGACGTGCCATGTGGAGCACCGAATTCGGAGGCTTTGACACTGTGCCTACCAGTATTCAGAATGAAATTGTGGGTCAGATCAGAGAAAGGAAGGGCCTGAAGAAAGAATTGCCCAAAGCTTCTGACTTCCTTTCAATGTAA
- a CDS encoding ABC transporter substrate-binding protein, with translation MKKNISKSQEITRAFVMSVVVLAVILCVGCVQSENSEEKNLRIVLHSGPDTGGSLDPAYKWEGWYTRQTGIYETLFYYDTEMRLQPELATGYKQLNDTEWEIQLRKGVTFHDGTKMDADAVIYSINRVLDPSNSRSVEYSFLDSVYKTGEYTVVIKTKEPYAPAISAFADPVMSIVSSNAENLDTKPVGTGPFKFVSFESGASMDLEKNPDYWGGEPKIDTVSVLFNSDGAARSLMIMSKDVDISRDFQRSDYATLAANPDVQIVSQAGLRTFFLYVNGNKAPFNDTRVRQALSYVLNRQEIVDTALEGIGGVPATGIFSGSLPWNANDQLATCDNDQKKALELFSEAGITKGSDGKMYYNGEPFSIELLIYTKRSANLPTAEVIVSQLENFGIKSTIRVVDSSTIPSECSTGNYDLSLTDWVTAPSGDPDYFLSLHYLSTGSYAAWTGYSNTKVDELILKARTTFDADERYKLYDQVQVLTQNDMPLIPIFYGTDVFALSSNVTGFEIYPNELTVLTSKIDLK, from the coding sequence ATGAAGAAAAATATTTCAAAATCACAGGAAATCACCCGGGCTTTCGTAATGTCAGTTGTTGTACTTGCTGTAATTTTATGTGTCGGATGCGTACAAAGCGAAAATTCGGAAGAAAAGAATCTACGTATTGTTTTACACAGTGGCCCAGACACTGGTGGAAGCCTTGATCCTGCATATAAATGGGAAGGGTGGTATACCCGGCAGACAGGAATTTATGAAACACTGTTCTACTATGATACCGAGATGAGGCTCCAGCCTGAACTTGCAACAGGCTATAAACAGTTAAACGATACCGAATGGGAAATTCAGCTCCGCAAGGGTGTAACCTTCCATGATGGGACAAAAATGGATGCTGATGCAGTCATTTATTCCATTAACCGTGTACTTGACCCATCAAACAGCCGTTCTGTCGAATACTCATTTTTGGACAGCGTTTACAAAACCGGAGAATATACGGTTGTAATTAAGACAAAAGAGCCATATGCTCCGGCAATATCTGCATTTGCCGATCCGGTTATGTCAATTGTAAGTTCAAACGCAGAAAACCTGGATACCAAACCGGTTGGGACAGGCCCCTTTAAGTTTGTCTCATTTGAATCTGGAGCCAGTATGGATCTGGAAAAGAATCCAGATTACTGGGGTGGAGAACCCAAAATTGATACTGTTTCTGTACTCTTCAACTCAGATGGGGCTGCAAGATCGCTTATGATTATGTCAAAGGATGTCGATATTTCAAGAGATTTCCAGCGCAGTGACTATGCAACCCTTGCTGCAAATCCTGATGTCCAGATTGTATCCCAGGCAGGCCTTCGTACCTTCTTCCTGTATGTGAATGGCAATAAAGCACCATTCAATGACACCAGAGTCCGCCAGGCACTTAGTTATGTGCTTAACCGTCAGGAAATTGTCGATACAGCTTTAGAAGGAATCGGAGGGGTACCGGCTACTGGTATATTCTCAGGCTCGCTTCCATGGAATGCAAATGACCAACTTGCAACCTGTGATAACGACCAGAAAAAGGCACTTGAGTTATTTTCAGAGGCAGGAATCACAAAGGGTTCAGATGGGAAAATGTATTACAACGGTGAACCTTTTTCAATTGAACTTCTGATTTATACCAAACGTTCTGCAAATCTTCCTACCGCTGAAGTAATAGTTTCACAATTAGAAAATTTTGGAATTAAATCAACAATTAGAGTTGTCGATTCCAGTACTATCCCATCTGAATGTAGTACTGGAAATTATGATCTCTCTTTGACAGATTGGGTTACAGCACCAAGCGGAGATCCTGACTATTTCCTTTCGCTTCACTATCTTTCAACAGGTTCCTATGCTGCATGGACTGGTTACTCCAATACCAAAGTTGACGAGTTGATTCTCAAGGCCAGGACGACATTTGATGCGGATGAAAGGTATAAACTCTATGACCAGGTCCAGGTATTGACTCAAAATGATATGCCATTAATTCCGATTTTCTATGGTACAGATGTTTTTGCTCTCAGTTCCAATGTAACCGGATTTGAGATATATCCAAATGAGCTGACGGTTCTGACATCAAAGATCGACCTTAAGTGA
- a CDS encoding C39 family peptidase — MQKSLDFGTKSSAQKEDNYSVTAEKAFEHANAQMISFIAADAPGFENWTEASIDPKPIELYDINGQKLFYQFSVYKEKKLIGTIDIYANKTLGNSFNDIAFDPIPYKASEAMKKSKEIAKKNYPTGEIKSTNLVVYSYPSIGAMTVIKDKTTGVEHRIFVDAYTLEEVEDKPETETELGVWSMHEMKLENGVEENLKEWKKSDQLTKFIEQAAVDKGVDVNTAVTEEDIKKISGDMEVMASTSKKLGVPLRGQQNEYWCGPACIQMISLYYGYPTPTQKSIYYNFPWKDPEPESGLSSADIVKWAKNKWGKTGTIDNSMTNSEIVTEIDKRRPFFSMLTNPNHFRVCNGYLIQNGYFYIYINDPMPEGSNGTPKIELGSSKEKKRIYVR, encoded by the coding sequence ATGCAAAAATCACTGGATTTTGGAACAAAGTCGAGTGCACAGAAAGAGGATAATTATTCTGTAACTGCAGAGAAAGCCTTTGAGCACGCAAATGCACAAATGATAAGTTTTATAGCAGCCGATGCACCAGGCTTTGAAAACTGGACAGAAGCATCTATTGATCCCAAACCAATTGAGCTTTATGACATAAATGGTCAGAAATTATTTTATCAATTTTCAGTATATAAAGAAAAAAAATTGATAGGTACAATTGACATTTATGCCAATAAAACGCTGGGAAATTCATTCAATGACATTGCATTTGATCCTATACCTTATAAAGCTTCAGAAGCCATGAAAAAGTCAAAAGAAATTGCCAAGAAAAATTATCCAACTGGAGAAATCAAATCAACCAATTTGGTTGTATACAGCTACCCAAGCATAGGGGCAATGACCGTTATAAAAGATAAGACCACTGGAGTTGAACATCGGATATTTGTAGATGCATATACCCTTGAAGAGGTAGAAGATAAACCTGAAACTGAAACCGAGCTTGGGGTTTGGTCAATGCATGAAATGAAATTGGAGAATGGAGTTGAAGAAAATTTAAAGGAATGGAAGAAAAGTGATCAGCTCACAAAATTTATAGAACAAGCAGCAGTCGATAAAGGAGTTGATGTTAATACGGCAGTCACTGAAGAAGATATTAAAAAAATAAGTGGCGATATGGAGGTAATGGCTTCAACAAGTAAAAAACTTGGTGTTCCTCTTCGTGGGCAACAAAATGAGTATTGGTGTGGTCCAGCATGTATTCAAATGATTTCTTTATACTATGGATATCCAACTCCAACGCAAAAGTCTATATATTACAATTTCCCCTGGAAAGATCCGGAACCCGAGTCTGGACTCTCATCTGCTGACATAGTAAAATGGGCTAAAAACAAATGGGGAAAAACGGGAACTATAGATAATAGTATGACTAATTCGGAAATTGTTACAGAAATTGACAAGAGGAGACCTTTTTTCAGTATGCTTACCAATCCAAATCATTTTCGAGTTTGTAACGGATACTTAATTCAAAACGGATATTTCTATATTTATATTAACGATCCAATGCCTGAAGGCTCGAATGGTACACCAAAAATTGAATTGGGCTCCAGTAAAGAAAAAAAGCGTATATATGTGCGCTGA
- a CDS encoding class I SAM-dependent methyltransferase → MTRFRLYDEVQAVIQDEMPLIQINYVTNTFALDNNAVPIETVFNIILFEESKMNEILEMKDKLEMKDKILEYWDYRSSDYHTEYAKCMDEEIEIWKSVFSEILLTDEKIRAVEVGTGPGLLAISLAAMGHDVTGVDLSENMLEKAAKNAKEKGVDVLLVQGDAEKIPLNDGEYDFVLSKYLLWTLPQPDKFMAECCRLLKDGGLMMIVDGLWFQNPDGTEKKSSRYEKFNELYSDVKPNLPLAKNNTPERITALAQSHGFDAVSWRFLEDYDAFLERNDPSGHASSYIQPPHMVLAKKRSHN, encoded by the coding sequence ATGACGAGGTTCAGACTTTATGACGAGGTTCAGGCAGTTATTCAGGATGAGATGCCGTTAATCCAAATTAATTATGTTACAAACACTTTCGCTCTGGATAACAATGCTGTTCCAATAGAAACAGTGTTTAATATAATTTTATTTGAGGAATCGAAAATGAATGAAATATTAGAAATGAAAGATAAATTAGAAATGAAAGATAAAATTTTAGAATACTGGGACTACAGAAGTTCTGATTATCACACAGAATATGCCAAATGTATGGACGAGGAAATTGAGATTTGGAAATCTGTTTTTTCAGAAATTCTGCTAACGGATGAAAAAATCCGGGCAGTAGAAGTTGGAACAGGTCCTGGGCTTCTGGCAATCTCTCTTGCCGCAATGGGACATGATGTAACTGGTGTTGATTTGTCAGAAAATATGCTTGAAAAAGCAGCGAAAAATGCCAAAGAAAAAGGTGTAGATGTTTTGTTAGTACAGGGAGATGCAGAAAAAATTCCTCTAAATGATGGAGAGTATGATTTCGTTTTGAGCAAGTATCTTCTCTGGACTCTACCCCAACCGGATAAATTTATGGCTGAGTGTTGCCGGCTTTTAAAAGACGGTGGCCTTATGATGATAGTTGATGGCTTGTGGTTCCAGAACCCTGATGGGACAGAAAAGAAAAGCAGTCGTTATGAAAAGTTTAATGAATTGTATTCTGATGTTAAGCCGAATCTGCCTCTTGCGAAAAACAATACACCTGAGAGGATAACTGCCCTTGCACAATCTCATGGGTTTGATGCTGTTTCATGGAGGTTTTTGGAAGATTATGATGCGTTCTTGGAACGAAATGATCCTTCTGGTCATGCCTCAAGTTATATCCAGCCTCCGCATATGGTTCTTGCAAAAAAAAGAAGTCATAATTGA
- a CDS encoding glycosyltransferase family 2 protein: MPQRNNVIAFVPAHNEENIIRSTIESILTQTVNVDVLVISDNSTDNTVSIVRSMAATNSRVSLIETVGNKYKKSGALNAAYQNVDLDSYDYVLSVDGDTVLAPDLVEQALVEFKLDPLLGAVCSRAGVVKQETNGFFEKLVYHWQYVEYAEFDRSRVSQDRGIKVAHGMCTAYKVEAIKAVMARRIATGKLDCAVYDVHNITEDYELTVTLKELGYHIAAGFGMYAWTDVPLKLKELWKQRVRWLRGGLDTLWEHGWNKSTRKDILNAGFFWIMLSFQIILLYYALYDIVRGVYLPNRVFILVMSIMYIDCVYTLRYVQNPSKWDYLVRMTFIPQLFYAWFTIAQLVYAYYLFLFRPNQDW; encoded by the coding sequence ATGCCCCAAAGAAACAACGTCATAGCGTTTGTGCCAGCTCATAATGAAGAGAATATAATTCGCTCGACCATAGAGTCAATTCTTACTCAAACTGTCAATGTCGATGTTCTTGTAATTAGTGATAATAGCACAGATAATACTGTAAGTATAGTAAGAAGTATGGCTGCCACCAATAGTCGGGTAAGTTTGATAGAAACTGTTGGAAATAAATATAAAAAATCTGGGGCATTGAACGCTGCATATCAAAATGTAGATCTCGATTCTTATGATTATGTGTTGTCAGTAGATGGCGATACAGTTCTGGCTCCCGATCTTGTTGAACAAGCATTAGTTGAATTTAAGCTTGACCCTCTGCTTGGTGCCGTGTGCTCTCGTGCCGGTGTAGTCAAACAGGAAACTAACGGATTTTTTGAAAAGCTAGTATATCACTGGCAGTATGTCGAATATGCAGAGTTCGACAGAAGCCGAGTTAGTCAAGATAGAGGCATTAAAGTTGCTCATGGAATGTGCACGGCATATAAAGTAGAAGCAATAAAAGCAGTCATGGCAAGGCGTATAGCTACTGGAAAACTCGATTGTGCTGTGTACGATGTGCATAACATTACCGAGGATTATGAGTTGACGGTGACCTTAAAAGAACTTGGTTATCATATTGCTGCCGGTTTTGGCATGTATGCCTGGACAGATGTCCCACTAAAACTAAAAGAGTTATGGAAACAACGGGTTCGCTGGCTTCGTGGCGGGCTTGATACACTGTGGGAGCATGGGTGGAATAAAAGCACCAGAAAAGACATCCTGAACGCTGGATTCTTCTGGATTATGCTTTCTTTCCAGATTATTCTGCTATATTATGCTCTGTATGACATAGTTAGGGGTGTTTATCTGCCCAATAGAGTGTTCATTCTGGTAATGAGTATAATGTACATAGACTGTGTTTACACACTTCGATATGTGCAAAATCCAAGTAAATGGGACTATCTTGTAAGAATGACATTTATTCCACAGCTATTTTATGCGTGGTTTACTATCGCCCAGCTAGTCTATGCATACTACTTGTTCCTCTTTAGACCGAATCAGGATTGGTAA
- the rpsJ gene encoding 30S ribosomal protein S10: MQKARIRLSGISPKDLDGVCNQVKSIAERTGVNISGPVPLPTKKLVVPTRKSPSGDGTATWDHWEMRVHKRLIDIAADERALRQLMRIQVPKDINIEIVLEG; encoded by the coding sequence ATGCAGAAAGCTAGAATAAGATTGTCAGGCATCAGCCCCAAAGATCTGGACGGAGTCTGCAATCAGGTAAAATCCATTGCGGAAAGAACAGGAGTTAATATTTCAGGACCTGTTCCGCTACCCACAAAGAAACTTGTAGTTCCCACAAGAAAAAGCCCAAGCGGAGACGGAACTGCAACCTGGGACCACTGGGAGATGCGTGTACACAAGCGTCTCATCGATATCGCAGCCGATGAAAGGGCACTTCGCCAGCTTATGAGAATCCAGGTTCCTAAAGATATCAATATCGAAATCGTACTCGAAGGATAA